In the genome of Terribacillus sp. FSL K6-0262, one region contains:
- a CDS encoding Lrp/AsnC family transcriptional regulator: MLDNTDIRILEELSKNSRVTMKELGEKVHLTGQATSARVAKLEDGGIIEGYTIKVNQAELGCHIHAFITIITQSLHHQPYLAFIKKQAEYTLHHYKISGDGCYLLECRFPSNEDLDEFLTQLNKYANYKLTTVINTME; the protein is encoded by the coding sequence ATGTTGGATAATACGGACATTCGGATTTTGGAGGAGCTATCCAAGAACAGCCGCGTAACGATGAAGGAATTGGGGGAGAAGGTCCATTTGACTGGACAAGCCACTTCTGCCAGAGTAGCGAAGCTGGAAGATGGCGGTATCATTGAAGGATACACGATCAAAGTGAATCAAGCTGAATTAGGCTGTCATATACATGCTTTCATTACCATTATTACGCAGAGTTTACATCATCAGCCCTATCTTGCATTTATAAAAAAACAGGCGGAATATACGCTTCATCATTATAAAATCAGCGGGGATGGCTGTTATCTCCTTGAATGCAGATTTCCGTCAAATGAGGATTTGGATGAGTTCCTGACACAATTGAACAAGTATGCGAATTACAAATTGACCACTGTCATCAACACCATGGAGTGA
- the tnpA gene encoding IS200/IS605 family transposase, with protein sequence MKDMNSLAHTTWNCKYHVVFAPKYRRQVIYGKYKKSIGQIIRDLCERKGVIIHEANACPDHIHMLISIPPKLSVSQFMGYLKGKSSLMIFDRHANLKYRYGNRKFWCRGFYVDTVGRNKKQIQEYIRNQLKEDYMGDQLTLFEEYDPFTGEKNRKK encoded by the coding sequence ATGAAGGACATGAACAGTTTAGCACATACAACATGGAATTGTAAGTATCACGTAGTATTTGCGCCAAAGTACAGAAGGCAGGTTATTTACGGAAAATACAAAAAGAGTATCGGACAAATTATTAGGGATTTATGTGAACGGAAAGGTGTGATTATCCATGAAGCAAATGCTTGTCCGGATCACATTCATATGTTGATAAGTATCCCGCCGAAATTAAGTGTGTCACAATTTATGGGATACTTAAAAGGGAAAAGTAGTTTAATGATATTCGATCGTCATGCCAATTTAAAATATAGATATGGAAATCGAAAATTTTGGTGTCGAGGATTCTATGTTGATACAGTCGGGAGAAATAAGAAACAAATACAAGAATATATTAGGAATCAGCTAAAAGAGGACTATATGGGCGATCAATTGACATTATTCGAAGAGTACGATCCATTTACAGGAGAAAAAAATCGGAAGAAATAA
- a CDS encoding CarD family transcriptional regulator — MLKGGDSVFYPFHGTGTIESKEYMRDKEYFKIFFPYKKLHVFIPSQSENQNGLRPIISSEQLELVKLDFYENGVPLPSSVSERSKVLDNKMKSGTTLEISQILRDLLHFHTSEGRLSQSDKKIFKNAEEFLIEEIQVIKDISYDQASVDVKNLVKNRFKIDVPAFK; from the coding sequence TTGCTAAAAGGCGGAGATAGTGTATTCTATCCATTTCACGGAACAGGAACCATTGAGTCGAAGGAATATATGAGGGATAAAGAGTATTTCAAGATATTTTTCCCTTACAAAAAGCTGCATGTATTTATCCCAAGTCAGAGCGAAAATCAGAATGGCCTGCGCCCCATCATTTCATCAGAGCAACTAGAATTGGTAAAATTGGATTTTTATGAAAATGGTGTTCCTTTGCCTTCTTCAGTAAGTGAACGGTCAAAAGTCTTAGACAACAAGATGAAATCAGGTACCACTTTAGAAATCAGTCAGATACTAAGAGATTTGCTGCACTTCCATACTTCGGAAGGCCGTCTGTCTCAATCTGACAAAAAAATATTCAAGAATGCAGAAGAGTTCTTGATTGAAGAGATACAAGTAATCAAGGACATTTCATATGATCAGGCATCCGTCGATGTGAAAAATTTAGTTAAAAATCGTTTTAAGATAGATGTGCCAGCTTTCAAGTAA
- a CDS encoding MBL fold metallo-hydrolase, with protein sequence MQIQQIRNATILVSYAGKRFLIDPMLADKGAYPPFPDSPRQDQNNPLADLPISIDDILDGVDAVIVTHLHLDHWDDAAKEALPKDIKLFTQNEEDEAQIKDAGFQNVEVLQKDTTFEGIQLIKTKGEHGRGPILEAAGQVCGVVFKHPSEKTLYVAGDTVWYDGVKEGIHKHAPEVIVVNGGDNQFLEGGSLVMGKDDIYEVHKAAPNAKIISVHMEAVNHWGLSRAELKDFIHDKGIHANVLVPNDGEAYNF encoded by the coding sequence ATGCAGATACAGCAAATTCGCAATGCAACCATACTGGTGAGCTATGCAGGGAAAAGGTTCTTGATCGACCCGATGTTAGCGGACAAAGGCGCCTATCCTCCATTCCCTGACTCACCACGGCAGGATCAGAATAACCCCCTCGCCGACTTGCCGATATCGATCGATGATATCCTTGATGGCGTTGATGCAGTTATTGTCACACACTTGCACTTGGACCATTGGGACGATGCCGCAAAAGAAGCACTCCCAAAAGATATAAAGCTATTTACGCAGAATGAGGAAGATGAAGCACAAATCAAAGATGCAGGATTCCAAAATGTCGAGGTACTGCAGAAGGATACGACTTTTGAAGGAATTCAATTAATCAAAACCAAGGGCGAACATGGAAGAGGCCCAATCTTGGAAGCTGCAGGCCAAGTATGCGGCGTTGTTTTCAAGCATCCAAGCGAAAAGACATTATACGTAGCAGGAGATACCGTTTGGTATGATGGTGTCAAAGAAGGAATCCATAAACATGCCCCGGAAGTTATCGTCGTTAACGGTGGAGACAATCAATTCCTGGAAGGCGGTTCCCTTGTCATGGGGAAAGACGATATTTATGAAGTTCATAAAGCCGCTCCCAACGCAAAAATAATCTCTGTTCATATGGAAGCTGTGAATCACTGGGGATTATCGAGGGCAGAGCTAAAGGATTTCATTCATGATAAAGGAATCCATGCCAATGTGCTAGTCCCAAATGATGGAGAGGCCTACAATTTCTAA